From the Tigriopus californicus strain San Diego chromosome 4, Tcal_SD_v2.1, whole genome shotgun sequence genome, the window CGTCTCGGGACGACGTCGCCCACACCCTCGTCCGACTCGTCCACGTCGGGTGACTCGGATGGGATGGTCACACCCCCCTGGGTTGGGGGTTGTCCCGAAAGGGAGGCTGCGCCCTGCGCCCTAGAGTGCCAGCTCTTGGGCGGAGACGATCACCCATTGTGGCTGCGACCCCACTCGTTGGATCTGGACGATTTCACGCGGTTTCTCCGGGCCGCCCGCTCGCCGGGCGGTCTGAACGCCGATCTCGACTTGGCCCAGCATTACCCACGGGTGGCCCACTGGTTTCAGGGCCTGCGTTCGGCCTCGGAGGCCCAAGCCACGGCCGTACTGGAACATCTTGTGAAATTGCTGGGTCAAGCTCCGGGACCCGAGGCAGCGCTGGACGCCACTTGGGCCGCCGTGATGGCGGCTACTTGCGTCGACGTGGATCCGCCCCAGCATTCGCCGGATGTGACGCCCTTCCCCGCGGGTTGGACCTTCATTCCGCGCTCGAATCGTTGGGATTTTGACCGCATCTTGTTGTATGCCTTCCGGCGGTTGGCCAAAGTGCCCGGGTTTCAACCCGATCTCGAGCTCAAGCCCGGACTCAGCTGTTTGTCCTGGTTGCAAAGCCTGGTGCGCCATTTGCTCGTCCAGCACGATCCCCTGCCTCAAACGGCGGATTTGGCCGAATTTTTCGGCGTGCTCACCCGCATTCACCCGCAAGCCTTGGAGCCTAATAGCGGGGCTCTGGGTGCCTGGTTCATCTATAACAACGAAGGCCTCGACGCCCATGGCCTGATCCGCGATATCTTAAACGCGGCCCGTCAAACCCGACAAGTCCCCAAATTTGTGTCCAAGTTGATCATTGCCATGCTAGAACATCGGGCCATTCTCAAGTTCCCGGCCAGCCAGCCTCTCGTCTTGGACGAATTGAACGCCGTCATCCCGAAATTGCCGTTTGGCCAGATCTTGGACATCGGGCGCACTTTCAACTATCACTACGAACACGACATGCCCGCTTTGGCCGCGCCGGAGGAACCCGTTCATCAGGCCTTAGATGACTTGATGGCCTCGTTCTTCAAGCACATACCGGTCCTGGATCATCAAGTGCCTCGTCCCGTTTTGGACAAGGTGGTAAAAATGGTCCATCACACGGCCAAGGTCATGGCCGATTTCTCACTTCGATGCGATCATGGACTCTATCGCACTCCGTTAGCCGTCGTGTCGTTGGCCGTGCACTTGGCCCAttatcgagaaatcccatttccGAGCTTGATCACCGCCCAGAACGCTGAATACGTGGAATCACGTTTTTCCCACCAATATCCTTTCCTCGCTCAGCAGATGTATAGTCTCGTGCCAGGGACGAAACCTCGCATGGGGCccaaatcttggccatttcctgcCGTCATGCTATCCTCGCTCAAGAGTCTCCCACCAGGTTATCAGTTCTCTCATATAGTCAACAGTATCCGGAGCTACTTGAGTATGGAGCATCTGCCAAATTTCCATGGGGTGTTTGCCGAGGATGCCCGTCTTCAGAGTGCCTTGCTCATGGCTATTATTATCGATATGGCCGACAAACTGGACGTGGACGAGACTTGCTCCAATGTGCTCCGGCCATTGGTGCGGGGCAATTTTCGATTGCTGCTCGACTTTGAGGATCCCAATCACCCCGAGCTATTGAAAGCCATTAGCAAAAGctttggatttttggcccagTCCTTGTTTGCGGATGTGTCCAATCCCAATCTGGATTACCACTACTTCAAAGTACCCCTGACGGTCATGAAAGAGCTTGATCTGAGAAACCTCCACCCGACGATGAAATCGCTCGCATTCATCGTGAATTATCTTCTGGCCGCCACGTCTTGCTATCATGAAGCCACGATCTCAACCATCGTGAACCTGAGGCTGATTTGCGACGTGTTTACCACCCCGTTCGATGGTTTCAACCAGGCTGATGGGTTTGCGCTATTGTGGGAGTgtagcaaattcaaaatgcttggCCTAGAGTTAGAAACTCCGATTTGGGATAACTTTGCCAGAATTGTGAAGCTCTACATAAGTCGAATTCACTTGTACGCGGTCAAGTTTCCGGGGACTTTGGGACTCATCAAGAAATGTTGGGCATCGGTTCATTCCGAGGGAGACTATCGCCAACATCGTgtgtttgccattttcatgGACGAAATCGCCAAACCCATTCTTCATGGGGACGCCACTCATCCGGAAAAGGTTGGAATTTGCCGGGATCTGTTTGAGGAAGGCAAAGACAAACTTTTTGAGCTCTTGAAGGTGGCCTTGAAAGAGCGACAGAACACCCTGCTTCTGCAGATTGCCTCCACTCTATTGGGGGTTCATGCTAAACTGAATGACACCTCTATTCATCGCCAGGACAAATCAAAGATATTGAATATCATCCTGAGGTGGTCATTAGCGGACCAGCAGACGCCAATGCCCACCCGATTGTTGACCACCTTGTTCAAGAATCTGACATTCTATCGAGATATCTTTCCTTCACAGCTAGACAAAAACGTGTTTCGAAAGTTGGCACTGATGCAAGTAAATGTTTGGAGTGAAGGTTTTTGCGTGTGCAAGAAAGAAGCCTTCCCACACTTTGCCGAAATCGCGCAGTGCTATTTCGAAAACGTCCCCGCTGAGGATTGCATCCTGAAAGATTTGACCAGTGTAAGTGAgcgtcttttttttttttttttatctctaTAATTGCTTGACAGAAAAGGAGGCGTTCTTATCATAAatagatttttcttttgcgtTTTAGAACGCTTCATGTTGTTATACCATGAAGTTCTGGCGTTGTTTCTTGCGGGCTCGGAAAAGCAAGGGAGTCACCGATTTAGGCAGGCCCATTCTCGAAGACCATCTCCTCAACCTGTACAAAAAAGCTCTGGCATGGAGTCCGCAGAGAGAGGTCATCCAACATCTGGTCTTTCTGTATGAAGATATCTCGAAAGCAGACGAGGTAAAACATGTTTCTGATTTCAACAAACTTCAACAAATTCCCACCAACCCAAGGTTCTGTCTCATTTTCAGCCAATGGTCGGGAGCCATTTAGAGGCTAACTTTCTTCACCTTGTGGGCAATTCACACTACACTGAGAAATTTAGTTCCTATTGGTTGGAGATCAACCAGGTACTTTCGAATTTTGTACAGCGTCGCTATTTTCGAGTGGTTCAGCCCCGGATTCCTATGTTTATGGTAGCCATTGATAATCTTATCAAAGGGGTCCGTATTCAAAACGGACGCGAGGATAAGAGTCTAGGAGATGCGGAAACAAATACCGCTTACAGAGCTTGCGAATTGGATAGGTAATGAACAAATTGAGAGCAATCGTGATATCAACCTAGATCGGACTTTCAACGTAATCTTTTAG encodes:
- the LOC131879281 gene encoding uncharacterized protein LOC131879281; this translates as MVSGGMAAPAWSSTGRLGTTSPTPSSDSSTSGDSDGMVTPPWVGGCPEREAAPCALECQLLGGDDHPLWLRPHSLDLDDFTRFLRAARSPGGLNADLDLAQHYPRVAHWFQGLRSASEAQATAVLEHLVKLLGQAPGPEAALDATWAAVMAATCVDVDPPQHSPDVTPFPAGWTFIPRSNRWDFDRILLYAFRRLAKVPGFQPDLELKPGLSCLSWLQSLVRHLLVQHDPLPQTADLAEFFGVLTRIHPQALEPNSGALGAWFIYNNEGLDAHGLIRDILNAARQTRQVPKFVSKLIIAMLEHRAILKFPASQPLVLDELNAVIPKLPFGQILDIGRTFNYHYEHDMPALAAPEEPVHQALDDLMASFFKHIPVLDHQVPRPVLDKVVKMVHHTAKVMADFSLRCDHGLYRTPLAVVSLAVHLAHYREIPFPSLITAQNAEYVESRFSHQYPFLAQQMYSLVPGTKPRMGPKSWPFPAVMLSSLKSLPPGYQFSHIVNSIRSYLSMEHLPNFHGVFAEDARLQSALLMAIIIDMADKLDVDETCSNVLRPLVRGNFRLLLDFEDPNHPELLKAISKSFGFLAQSLFADVSNPNLDYHYFKVPLTVMKELDLRNLHPTMKSLAFIVNYLLAATSCYHEATISTIVNLRLICDVFTTPFDGFNQADGFALLWECSKFKMLGLELETPIWDNFARIVKLYISRIHLYAVKFPGTLGLIKKCWASVHSEGDYRQHRVFAIFMDEIAKPILHGDATHPEKVGICRDLFEEGKDKLFELLKVALKERQNTLLLQIASTLLGVHAKLNDTSIHRQDKSKILNIILRWSLADQQTPMPTRLLTTLFKNLTFYRDIFPSQLDKNVFRKLALMQVNVWSEGFCVCKKEAFPHFAEIAQCYFENVPAEDCILKDLTSNASCCYTMKFWRCFLRARKSKGVTDLGRPILEDHLLNLYKKALAWSPQREVIQHLVFLYEDISKADEPMVGSHLEANFLHLVGNSHYTEKFSSYWLEINQVLSNFVQRRYFRVVQPRIPMFMVAIDNLIKGVRIQNGREDKSLGDAETNTAYRACELDRTLSLLRNHKDDLTRVVVHLMPSLLNTLSQVISHVPTKKALNLAIYHVLDLCDEHSVNFLMGNLGPDLIELGRQVVQDHKTFHRYKGTV